In the genome of Fuerstiella sp., one region contains:
- a CDS encoding Rieske 2Fe-2S domain-containing protein produces the protein MPADEPTLPDPTLETTPQNRRTFVQILTGLLGLLLNVIPATLGGMFFLDPLFRRRKEGDFIPLGITSDTIPNDGSPVAVTVIADQSDAWNLYKDVPVGSIWVRKKNDGSLVAFSSTCPHLGCSVDYRASNNDFYCPCHTSAFDLDGAKKNVIPPRGMDELDIRTDDSGQLLVNYQEFLGGTEQKKPV, from the coding sequence ATGCCTGCTGATGAACCCACATTGCCTGATCCAACTCTCGAAACCACCCCGCAGAACCGACGTACCTTCGTACAGATTTTGACCGGCCTTTTGGGACTATTGTTGAACGTAATTCCGGCCACCCTGGGCGGAATGTTTTTTTTGGATCCGTTGTTTCGTCGTCGCAAAGAAGGTGATTTCATCCCCCTGGGGATTACAAGCGATACGATTCCGAACGATGGATCCCCCGTGGCCGTGACCGTGATTGCGGATCAGTCGGATGCGTGGAATTTGTACAAAGATGTTCCCGTCGGCAGCATCTGGGTACGCAAAAAAAACGATGGCAGTCTGGTTGCTTTCAGCTCAACCTGCCCGCATCTTGGTTGTTCTGTTGATTACCGGGCCAGCAATAATGATTTCTATTGCCCGTGCCATACCAGTGCCTTCGATCTGGATGGTGCGAAGAAAAACGTGATTCCTCCGCGGGGAATGGACGAACTCGACATCCGGACGGATGATTCAGGGCAACTGCTGGTGAACTACCAGGAATTCCTCGGTGGCACTGAACAGAAGAAACCAGTCTGA
- a CDS encoding SlyX family protein: MTTDRENRQVRIETLLAHLQQDIEQINTSLTHHLERLQETDLRIARIERELELIQQPAEQRDPRLERPPHY, translated from the coding sequence GTGACAACTGACAGAGAAAACCGCCAGGTCCGAATAGAAACCCTGCTGGCTCATTTGCAGCAGGACATTGAACAGATCAACACGTCACTGACACATCATCTTGAACGCCTGCAGGAGACGGATCTGCGGATCGCCCGCATAGAACGCGAACTTGAATTGATTCAGCAGCCGGCCGAACAACGAGACCCGCGTCTGGAAAGACCACCGCATTATTGA
- the trpB gene encoding tryptophan synthase subunit beta — translation MATSPANSFASVPDERGRFGQFGRRYVPETLMYALDQLTDVWQSAKNDSEFDRQFKDLLRDYVGRPNPLYFAERLTKSSGGAQIYFKREDLNLTGAHKINNTIGQILLTKRMGKTRVIAETGAGQHGVATATACARFGLPCVVYMGEEDVRRQKLNVFNMQTMGAEVRPVTTGSRTLGDAVNEAMREWMSSVRDTHYILGSVVGPHPFPAMVRDFQSVIGIETRQQCLKQTGRLPDEIIACVGGGSNSAGMFYPFVDDRSVVLTGVEAGGRGKAPGEHASTLTSGQPGILHGSFSYVLQNNDGQTQDVHSISAGLDYPGVGPEHAYWKESGRVSYTSVSDDEALRGFHTMARTEGILPAIESSHAIAHALDVAARRSPEDIVVVCLSGRGDKDVNEVARLSGQQL, via the coding sequence ATGGCAACCAGCCCTGCAAATTCTTTTGCCTCTGTTCCTGATGAACGCGGGCGGTTCGGTCAATTCGGCCGCCGCTATGTTCCTGAAACACTGATGTATGCTCTGGATCAGCTCACGGACGTCTGGCAGTCCGCAAAGAATGATTCTGAATTTGATCGACAATTCAAAGATTTGCTGCGCGACTATGTGGGCCGACCTAACCCGCTTTATTTCGCGGAACGATTAACGAAAAGTTCAGGCGGAGCCCAAATATACTTCAAACGGGAAGACCTGAACCTCACCGGCGCCCACAAGATCAACAACACAATTGGTCAGATCCTGCTGACGAAACGCATGGGGAAAACACGAGTCATCGCCGAAACCGGAGCAGGTCAGCACGGTGTGGCCACGGCTACTGCCTGTGCCCGCTTTGGACTGCCCTGTGTTGTGTATATGGGTGAAGAAGACGTTCGTCGGCAAAAACTCAATGTGTTCAATATGCAGACGATGGGAGCTGAAGTTCGACCAGTAACGACAGGATCGAGGACTCTGGGAGACGCAGTCAACGAAGCCATGCGGGAATGGATGTCATCAGTTCGAGACACTCATTACATTCTGGGGAGTGTGGTTGGACCTCATCCGTTCCCGGCCATGGTCCGTGATTTTCAGTCCGTGATCGGAATCGAAACCCGGCAACAATGTCTCAAACAAACAGGGCGACTTCCGGACGAAATCATTGCCTGTGTCGGCGGCGGCTCAAACTCTGCGGGAATGTTTTATCCGTTTGTTGATGACAGGTCTGTTGTTCTGACGGGAGTCGAAGCCGGAGGCCGCGGCAAAGCCCCGGGGGAACATGCCAGCACTTTGACTTCAGGACAGCCAGGGATTCTTCACGGCAGCTTCAGTTACGTTCTTCAGAACAATGACGGCCAGACGCAGGACGTGCATTCGATCTCAGCCGGACTTGACTATCCAGGCGTTGGCCCCGAACACGCATACTGGAAAGAGTCCGGTCGAGTCAGCTACACCAGTGTATCCGATGATGAAGCACTTCGGGGGTTTCATACGATGGCCCGTACCGAAGGCATCCTGCCGGCGATTGAGTCGTCACATGCCATCGCGCATGCGCTCGACGTGGCCGCTCGACGGAGCCCGGAGGACATCGTCGTCGTTTGCCTGTCAGGACGAGGTGACAAAGACGTGAACGAAGTTGCACGATTGTCGGGACAGCAACTGTGA
- a CDS encoding hemin uptake protein HemP, whose protein sequence is MSDKPKPKGTAVPIDSSTLLQGQRQVLIEHDGEIYRLVVTRNNKLLLQK, encoded by the coding sequence ATGTCCGACAAGCCGAAGCCGAAAGGCACTGCGGTGCCCATCGACTCGTCTACATTGCTTCAGGGTCAAAGACAGGTGTTAATCGAACACGATGGCGAAATCTATCGCTTAGTTGTGACACGAAATAACAAACTTTTGCTGCAAAAATGA
- a CDS encoding DUF1559 domain-containing protein: protein MQFSKRRGFTLIELLVVIAIIAVLISLLLPAVQQAREAARRTQCKNNLKQIGLALHNYLDANNTFPPAFVSDIAQNATPGGEWSIHARIMPFLDQANLYNTADLSLAYGDGANQGIATQRISTYLCPSEVLDKTRLSGSTPIHYPVNYGYNAGTWNVWDNTTQTAGDGSFAVNFAYQPRDFSDGMSNTLGFAEVKAYTPYNRDGDNGTATIPATAADVDALIALGGSNKSNSGHTEWVDGRVHQTGFTTTLPPNSKVTVPGGVSDEGDYTSCREDKSCSTSTFASVASRSYHSGGIVNALLMDGSVRTFSEGLDLGTWRKLGSRNDGEIIGEF, encoded by the coding sequence ATGCAATTCTCAAAAAGACGTGGTTTTACTTTGATCGAACTTCTGGTGGTCATTGCCATCATCGCGGTTCTAATATCGCTGTTGCTGCCAGCGGTCCAACAGGCTCGTGAGGCTGCTCGCCGAACACAATGCAAAAACAACCTGAAGCAAATTGGACTCGCCCTTCACAATTATCTGGACGCTAACAACACATTTCCACCTGCATTTGTCTCAGATATTGCTCAGAACGCTACGCCGGGTGGGGAATGGTCGATTCACGCACGCATCATGCCGTTTCTTGACCAGGCTAATTTGTACAATACCGCAGACCTGTCGCTGGCATACGGTGATGGGGCCAATCAGGGTATCGCAACTCAGAGGATCTCGACTTATCTCTGTCCGTCCGAAGTCCTGGACAAGACTCGTCTTTCCGGTAGCACGCCGATTCATTATCCCGTTAACTACGGATATAACGCTGGTACGTGGAATGTTTGGGATAACACAACCCAAACAGCCGGAGATGGGTCGTTCGCTGTTAATTTTGCATACCAACCTCGTGACTTCTCTGACGGGATGAGCAACACTCTTGGATTTGCAGAAGTCAAAGCATATACCCCTTACAACCGCGACGGGGACAATGGAACGGCCACAATTCCGGCCACAGCTGCGGACGTTGACGCGTTAATTGCTTTGGGAGGAAGCAACAAGTCGAACAGCGGGCACACTGAATGGGTCGATGGACGCGTTCACCAGACTGGGTTTACCACGACGCTTCCACCTAATTCGAAGGTCACAGTGCCTGGTGGTGTAAGCGACGAGGGAGACTATACATCATGCCGGGAAGACAAAAGCTGTTCGACGTCGACATTTGCATCCGTGGCGTCCCGCAGTTACCACTCAGGTGGTATCGTCAATGCCCTTCTGATGGATGGCTCAGTTCGCACCTTTAGCGAAGGTCTTGACCTGGGTACCTGGCGGAAGCTCGGTTCACGAAACGATGGCGAAATCATTGGCGAATTTTAG
- the pheA gene encoding prephenate dehydratase, whose amino-acid sequence MTKKKTTKRSPRAKAPAKKVARKKPVAKKKKTTQRTSSASSRPKKIVQTPEERLTEVDRLLVELLNERTTLFLRKAGESEIPTKAVFDLSDDAQLWQHLEKSNKGPLESTELKEVFRTLLSAGRQRVRRTRVAYLGPAYSFTHLAAINRFGHSADLVPVSTIATVFDEVNRGHVDFGLVPIENSTDGRIVDTLDMFTRLPLRICGEIQLHVHHNLLARCDRSEINEIYSKPQALSQCRDWLARNMPQARLIEVTSTSTAAQLAREKPGAAAVASHQAAVQYEVQIVAANIEDNQNNITRFAVIGDTIAEATGRDRTAVLLQVSHKPGALSDALTVFKTCRVNLTWIESFPLRAPESGYLFFVDFEGHVSDTKIRKAIRELERMADRLEILGSYPRSQPAD is encoded by the coding sequence ATGACAAAGAAAAAAACAACAAAACGGTCTCCTCGAGCTAAGGCACCCGCAAAGAAAGTCGCCCGCAAAAAACCGGTTGCCAAGAAGAAGAAAACAACGCAGCGGACCAGTTCGGCATCATCCCGACCGAAGAAAATCGTTCAGACTCCCGAGGAACGACTTACTGAGGTTGACCGACTACTTGTCGAACTGCTCAATGAGCGGACGACTTTATTTCTTCGAAAAGCTGGTGAGTCAGAGATTCCGACCAAGGCTGTTTTCGACCTGAGCGACGACGCTCAACTTTGGCAGCATCTGGAAAAGTCCAACAAGGGACCGCTGGAATCAACTGAATTAAAAGAGGTTTTCCGCACCTTACTGAGTGCCGGCCGACAACGCGTGCGTCGCACACGTGTTGCCTACCTGGGCCCCGCGTACAGCTTCACACATCTGGCCGCAATTAATCGCTTTGGACATTCGGCAGATTTGGTTCCTGTCAGCACAATTGCCACGGTCTTCGACGAAGTGAATCGAGGACATGTCGACTTTGGCCTGGTCCCGATTGAAAACAGTACCGACGGCAGGATTGTTGATACGCTGGACATGTTTACCCGATTGCCGCTGCGGATCTGTGGTGAAATCCAGCTTCACGTGCATCACAATCTGCTGGCTCGCTGCGATCGCAGTGAAATCAACGAAATATACAGTAAGCCACAGGCACTCTCACAGTGTCGAGACTGGCTGGCCCGAAATATGCCGCAGGCTCGGCTGATTGAAGTAACCAGCACGTCCACCGCAGCTCAGCTGGCCCGTGAAAAGCCGGGAGCTGCGGCTGTGGCCAGTCACCAGGCAGCCGTGCAGTACGAAGTGCAGATCGTCGCCGCAAATATTGAAGACAACCAGAACAACATCACACGATTCGCGGTAATTGGTGATACGATCGCCGAGGCAACCGGCCGAGACAGAACCGCGGTCCTGCTTCAGGTTTCACATAAACCAGGAGCACTGTCCGACGCCCTGACCGTTTTCAAAACGTGTCGAGTGAACCTGACCTGGATTGAATCCTTTCCACTCCGTGCTCCGGAATCCGGCTATTTGTTCTTTGTGGATTTCGAAGGGCACGTTAGCGACACAAAAATCCGCAAGGCAATTCGAGAACTGGAAAGGATGGCGGACCGACTTGAGATTCTCGGATCCTACCCGCGCAGCCAGCCTGCTGATTAG
- the dnaK gene encoding molecular chaperone DnaK, translated as MQGEKIIGIDLGTTNSVVSVMEGGEPRVIANQEGARTTPSVVAYTDKGETLVGDPAKRQAVTNPTNTIYSIKRFMGRRHSEVQSEEKIVPYTIVGGESDYVKVDVSGKDQTPPEISALILRKLKQAAESYLGHTVNKAVITVPAYFNDAQRQATKDAGQISGLEVARIINEPTAAALAYGLEKKSDEKIVVFDLGGGTFDVSILEVGDELVEVLSTNGDTHLGGDDFDEVLIDHLATEFKRTDGIDLRSDPMALQRLREAAEKAKKELSTQQTTDINLPFITADASGAKHLQLSITRSQFEELIDPLVERCRQPVQSALKDAKLDPSQINEVVLVGGSTRVPRVQAFVREMFGKDPHQGVNPDEVVSLGAAIQGGIIAGDVKDVVLLDVTPLSLGIETEGGIMTTLVERNTTIPTTKSETFSTAADNQPAVTVRVFQGERRMAADNRLLDQFDLSDIPPAPRGVPQIEVKFDIDVNGILNVSAKDKATGKEHSIQIKQSSGLSDDEIDRMKQDAEAHAEEDKQKEELATAKNQASTLVSATEKTLKEHADKLDDASKSAIEASIEKVKSVSAGDDAAAINSALEELSQAGQALYQHMAADGEAGAESPEAAASTSATDDDDVIDAEFEKKEA; from the coding sequence ATGCAGGGTGAAAAAATCATTGGGATTGACTTGGGAACAACCAACTCTGTGGTTTCGGTCATGGAAGGTGGTGAGCCGCGTGTGATTGCAAATCAGGAAGGCGCACGAACCACTCCCAGCGTGGTGGCGTATACGGACAAAGGTGAGACTCTTGTCGGGGATCCTGCGAAGCGTCAGGCCGTTACGAATCCAACAAACACAATTTACTCAATCAAGCGGTTTATGGGCAGACGCCACAGTGAAGTTCAGTCAGAAGAAAAGATAGTTCCTTATACAATCGTTGGTGGCGAAAGCGACTACGTCAAGGTTGATGTTTCGGGCAAGGATCAGACTCCCCCGGAAATATCTGCACTGATCCTGCGTAAACTAAAACAGGCAGCGGAAAGCTATCTGGGTCACACTGTCAACAAGGCTGTCATCACGGTTCCCGCCTACTTCAACGACGCCCAGCGACAGGCTACTAAGGACGCCGGACAAATCTCCGGACTTGAAGTGGCGCGTATTATTAACGAGCCAACCGCAGCCGCACTGGCATATGGCCTGGAAAAAAAATCGGATGAAAAGATCGTTGTTTTCGATCTGGGAGGCGGAACGTTCGACGTCTCCATCCTCGAAGTGGGAGACGAACTGGTCGAGGTGTTGAGTACAAACGGTGATACTCATCTTGGCGGAGACGATTTTGATGAGGTGTTGATCGATCATCTGGCCACGGAGTTCAAAAGAACGGATGGTATCGATCTTCGCAGTGATCCGATGGCTCTTCAGCGACTTCGTGAGGCAGCGGAGAAAGCCAAGAAGGAACTGTCGACCCAGCAGACAACGGACATCAATCTTCCGTTCATTACGGCAGATGCGTCCGGCGCCAAACACCTGCAGCTGTCCATTACCCGATCTCAATTTGAAGAGCTGATTGATCCGCTTGTGGAGCGTTGTCGGCAGCCGGTTCAGAGTGCACTCAAAGATGCAAAGCTCGACCCGTCACAGATCAATGAAGTTGTTCTGGTCGGCGGGTCCACTCGTGTTCCCAGGGTGCAGGCCTTTGTACGGGAAATGTTTGGTAAGGATCCTCATCAGGGTGTCAATCCTGATGAAGTGGTTTCACTGGGTGCTGCCATTCAGGGTGGGATCATTGCAGGTGATGTTAAAGATGTTGTATTGCTGGACGTTACGCCGCTGTCACTCGGCATTGAGACTGAAGGGGGCATCATGACGACACTCGTCGAACGCAATACGACGATCCCGACGACCAAGTCAGAGACCTTTTCCACCGCTGCAGACAATCAGCCGGCCGTCACGGTGCGGGTTTTTCAGGGTGAACGTCGAATGGCTGCAGACAACCGACTGCTGGATCAGTTCGACCTGTCGGATATTCCTCCGGCTCCGCGAGGCGTGCCGCAGATCGAGGTGAAATTCGATATTGATGTGAACGGGATTCTGAATGTTTCCGCGAAAGATAAGGCAACGGGCAAGGAACATTCTATTCAGATTAAGCAGTCCAGCGGACTTTCGGACGACGAGATCGACCGAATGAAGCAGGATGCTGAAGCCCACGCCGAAGAAGACAAGCAGAAGGAAGAACTGGCGACGGCAAAGAACCAGGCATCAACACTGGTCAGCGCTACCGAGAAGACACTCAAAGAACACGCCGACAAGCTTGATGATGCCTCAAAATCGGCCATTGAAGCGTCGATTGAGAAAGTGAAATCTGTTTCTGCCGGTGACGATGCTGCTGCGATCAACAGCGCCCTGGAGGAACTGTCACAGGCTGGTCAGGCCCTTTATCAGCACATGGCCGCCGATGGCGAAGCCGGTGCAGAATCACCGGAGGCAGCTGCGAGCACCTCCGCAACAGATGATGATGATGTGATCGACGCGGAGTTTGAAAAGAAAGAAGCGTAG
- the clpB gene encoding ATP-dependent chaperone ClpB — protein MAFNPEKLTVKAQQTLQRAQELAESKQHAILRPLHLLKSLLDESDGIMSPLLHRIGANKDQLCGIVDTELNRLPQSGGQSDSPGAGPETVKVLNAAQDQARLMKDEFLSTEHLLIALTQVDDQAKRILEMHAVDEMDILAALKEIRGSQTITDAHPEDKFMALEKYGRDLVELARQGKVDPVIGRDTEIRRVIQVLSRRRKNNPVLIGEPGVGKTAIVEGLAHRIVLGDVPQNLKDKQVFALDMGSLIAGAKFRGEFEDRLKAVLKEVQESNGQIIMFIDELHTVIGAGASEGAMDASNLLKPTLARGDLHCVGATTLDEYRKYIEKDAALERRFQPVMVQEPTVEDTISILRGLKDRYESHHGVRITDDAIIAAASMSDRYIGDRFLPDKAIDLVDEAASRLRMEIDSMPVEIDEATRLLTRMQIEATALERESSDDSRARLDELRKQIAESKEETDQLKMRWEAEKAVLSGLRPLKEEIEQLRSAYTRAFSQAQQTNRNEDFQQAFEAEQALKVKEAELTGLESRSLELAESQDERLLREDITQEDIARVVSLWTGIPVARMMQGEREKLLRMEEEIHKRMINQHEAVTAVANAVRRARSGMQDASRPIGSFIFPGPTGVGKTELCRSLAEYMFDDERNMVRIDMSEFMEPHSVARLIGAPPGYVGYEEGGRLTEAVRRNPYCVILLDEIEKAHRDVFNVLLQVLDDGRLTDGQGRTVDFTNTIVVMTSNIGSQIIMEKAESDDHESIRSSIDEALRREFLPEFLNRVDEIIVFHPLGRREVREIVDLQIERLRKQMEAAGYHLSVSDNARQLVANEGYDPRYGARPVKRVIQQRLQNALAGEILSDRFVEGDSIQIDAAADGFVFTKDAE, from the coding sequence ATGGCATTCAATCCGGAAAAGCTGACCGTAAAAGCGCAGCAGACGCTGCAGCGGGCTCAGGAACTGGCGGAATCAAAACAGCATGCCATCCTGCGGCCACTTCATTTACTGAAATCACTACTCGATGAATCCGATGGCATCATGTCTCCTCTGCTGCATCGAATTGGAGCAAACAAAGACCAGTTGTGTGGAATCGTTGATACCGAACTAAATCGTTTGCCGCAAAGCGGTGGTCAGTCTGATTCGCCCGGTGCCGGACCGGAAACTGTCAAAGTCCTCAATGCTGCACAGGATCAGGCTCGTCTGATGAAGGACGAGTTTCTGTCCACCGAGCATCTGCTGATTGCATTGACGCAGGTCGATGATCAGGCAAAACGTATTCTTGAGATGCACGCCGTGGACGAAATGGACATCCTCGCAGCTCTGAAGGAAATTCGTGGCAGTCAGACGATTACGGACGCACATCCGGAAGACAAATTCATGGCTCTGGAAAAATACGGTCGTGATCTGGTGGAGCTGGCTCGCCAGGGGAAGGTCGATCCTGTGATTGGTCGCGACACAGAAATTCGTCGGGTGATTCAGGTGTTATCGCGCCGGCGAAAAAACAATCCGGTTCTGATCGGAGAACCAGGTGTCGGGAAGACCGCAATTGTAGAGGGACTGGCTCATCGGATCGTGCTGGGGGATGTGCCGCAGAACCTGAAGGATAAACAGGTGTTTGCACTGGATATGGGGTCACTGATTGCCGGTGCAAAATTCCGGGGTGAGTTTGAAGATCGACTGAAAGCCGTTCTGAAGGAGGTTCAGGAATCGAACGGCCAAATCATCATGTTTATTGATGAGCTGCATACAGTGATCGGAGCAGGCGCCAGTGAAGGCGCGATGGATGCATCCAATCTCCTGAAGCCGACACTGGCCCGGGGGGATTTGCACTGCGTGGGCGCAACCACTCTGGACGAGTATCGAAAGTACATCGAAAAGGATGCTGCTCTGGAACGTCGGTTCCAGCCTGTCATGGTTCAGGAACCCACGGTGGAAGATACGATTTCCATTTTGCGCGGGCTGAAGGATCGATACGAAAGCCACCACGGTGTCCGAATCACCGACGATGCCATCATCGCGGCAGCCTCCATGTCCGATCGATACATCGGCGACCGGTTTTTGCCGGACAAAGCCATCGATCTGGTTGATGAGGCTGCGAGCCGTCTGCGAATGGAAATTGACTCAATGCCGGTGGAGATTGATGAGGCAACCCGTCTGCTGACCCGAATGCAGATTGAGGCCACAGCTCTGGAGCGGGAAAGCAGCGATGACAGCCGAGCCCGGCTGGACGAACTGCGAAAGCAGATCGCCGAGAGCAAAGAAGAAACCGACCAGCTCAAAATGCGGTGGGAAGCCGAAAAAGCGGTGCTGTCCGGACTGAGACCGCTGAAGGAGGAGATCGAACAGCTTAGATCCGCCTACACCCGCGCCTTTTCACAGGCTCAGCAGACCAACCGCAATGAAGATTTTCAACAGGCGTTCGAGGCCGAGCAGGCGCTCAAGGTCAAGGAAGCCGAACTGACCGGGCTGGAATCGAGATCGCTTGAACTCGCTGAAAGTCAGGATGAGCGTTTGTTGCGTGAAGACATCACTCAGGAAGATATCGCCCGGGTGGTCAGTTTGTGGACCGGGATTCCGGTGGCCCGGATGATGCAGGGAGAACGGGAAAAACTGCTGCGGATGGAGGAAGAAATCCACAAACGAATGATCAATCAGCACGAAGCCGTGACGGCTGTGGCCAACGCGGTCAGACGAGCGAGATCCGGCATGCAGGATGCCAGTCGGCCGATCGGATCATTCATCTTTCCCGGACCAACTGGTGTGGGTAAGACCGAATTGTGTCGGTCCCTGGCCGAATACATGTTTGATGACGAACGGAATATGGTGAGGATCGACATGAGCGAGTTCATGGAACCTCATTCGGTCGCCCGACTGATCGGAGCCCCCCCCGGCTATGTGGGTTATGAAGAAGGAGGTCGACTGACAGAAGCCGTGCGGCGAAATCCTTACTGCGTCATCCTGCTGGATGAGATTGAGAAAGCTCACCGGGACGTGTTCAACGTACTGCTGCAGGTGCTGGACGACGGGCGACTGACCGATGGTCAGGGACGAACCGTGGACTTTACCAACACCATCGTGGTGATGACGTCCAATATCGGCAGTCAAATTATTATGGAGAAGGCCGAATCCGATGATCATGAGTCCATTCGCAGCAGCATCGACGAAGCCTTGCGCCGTGAGTTTCTTCCGGAATTTCTGAATCGAGTGGACGAAATCATCGTGTTTCATCCGCTGGGGCGTCGGGAAGTTCGGGAGATTGTTGATTTGCAGATCGAGCGACTCAGAAAGCAGATGGAAGCAGCCGGTTATCATCTGAGCGTCAGCGACAACGCGCGTCAGCTGGTCGCTAATGAAGGATACGACCCTCGCTACGGGGCACGTCCGGTGAAACGAGTCATTCAGCAGCGTCTGCAGAATGCTTTGGCCGGTGAGATTCTTTCGGATCGGTTTGTCGAAGGTGATTCGATTCAGATTGATGCAGCCGCCGACGGCTTCGTGTTCACGAAAGACGCTGAATAA
- a CDS encoding AAA family ATPase encodes MSKQPDELHSLIKTHNALISLVSTDEVFERQTISSLAQDLDRNLIDWSVTQGIRVHSPLTPDAAAVSDTEKPELALEYLLRQKRPYLSCFRGLASYTKQPRVQRLLQDYIIEADSSQMSLILMDEETLSPRVRRLAVPWHPGLPNTDKLGELVRTTYKRLKRELDVDLNTNIRRSEFQQLVLNLRGLTRSQAVRIVESVLLHDQQLTATDLQRVIEAKRRLLEGTGSLESMTIDFNISEVGGLRGLKQWLKKRRDGFSEKARAFGIEPPRGVLMLGVPGCGKSLCAKAVAADWQMPLLRLDPGVLYQKFIGESENELRQAILQAEAMAPVILWIDEIEKAFASASSSSSDGGLSQRMFGTLLSWMQDHREPIFMVATANDISALPPELMRKGRFDEVFFIDLPPTDARRQIFSIHLQRRNRDPADFDLDQLADSSKDLTGSEIEHAIISGLFHAFSEDRQVTTEDVLKAIAETHPLSSLMAEKIDQLRSWAKNRCVLAD; translated from the coding sequence ATGTCCAAACAGCCTGACGAACTTCACTCACTGATTAAAACACACAACGCACTGATCAGTCTGGTCAGCACAGATGAAGTGTTTGAAAGACAGACCATTTCCAGCCTCGCGCAGGATCTGGATCGCAATCTGATCGACTGGTCCGTCACTCAGGGAATCCGCGTCCATTCTCCGCTCACACCGGATGCTGCGGCCGTCAGTGACACAGAAAAACCCGAGCTTGCCCTCGAATACCTGCTGCGGCAAAAACGTCCGTATCTGTCCTGCTTCCGAGGACTGGCTTCCTACACCAAACAGCCCCGCGTCCAGCGATTGCTGCAGGACTACATCATCGAAGCTGACAGCAGTCAGATGAGTCTGATCCTGATGGACGAAGAAACACTGTCCCCCCGCGTACGCCGACTGGCGGTGCCCTGGCATCCTGGTCTGCCCAATACCGATAAACTTGGCGAACTCGTCCGCACCACGTACAAACGACTGAAACGTGAGCTCGACGTAGATCTGAACACGAACATCAGAAGAAGTGAGTTTCAGCAGCTGGTCCTGAACCTGCGGGGACTCACACGATCTCAGGCTGTTCGAATTGTGGAATCTGTGCTGCTGCATGATCAGCAACTCACAGCAACGGATCTGCAGCGTGTGATCGAAGCCAAACGCCGGCTGCTGGAAGGAACCGGTTCACTGGAATCGATGACAATCGATTTCAATATCAGTGAAGTGGGCGGCCTGCGAGGTTTGAAACAGTGGCTAAAAAAACGACGGGACGGGTTTTCGGAGAAGGCGCGGGCGTTTGGCATCGAACCTCCTCGCGGCGTGCTGATGCTGGGAGTTCCAGGCTGTGGTAAAAGCCTGTGCGCCAAAGCGGTTGCTGCCGACTGGCAAATGCCGCTTTTACGACTGGATCCCGGCGTGCTGTATCAGAAATTCATTGGCGAAAGCGAAAACGAGTTGCGTCAGGCGATTCTGCAGGCCGAAGCCATGGCACCGGTCATATTGTGGATTGACGAAATTGAAAAGGCATTTGCGTCAGCATCATCCAGCTCGTCAGACGGTGGGTTATCTCAACGTATGTTCGGAACGCTGCTGTCCTGGATGCAGGACCATCGTGAACCCATTTTTATGGTCGCCACAGCCAACGACATATCTGCTCTTCCTCCGGAACTGATGCGCAAGGGCCGGTTCGATGAAGTTTTCTTTATTGACCTGCCGCCAACAGACGCTCGTCGTCAGATTTTTTCAATCCATCTGCAGCGACGTAATCGTGATCCGGCCGATTTCGACCTGGACCAGCTGGCCGATTCCTCCAAAGATCTGACCGGATCGGAAATCGAACATGCGATCATATCGGGACTGTTTCATGCCTTCTCCGAAGATCGACAGGTCACCACAGAAGACGTTCTTAAAGCAATTGCGGAAACACACCCGTTGTCTTCTTTGATGGCCGAAAAAATCGATCAGTTGCGCAGCTGGGCCAAAAACCGCTGTGTTCTGGCAGACTGA